One Silene latifolia isolate original U9 population chromosome 4, ASM4854445v1, whole genome shotgun sequence DNA segment encodes these proteins:
- the LOC141651395 gene encoding uncharacterized protein LOC141651395, whose translation MRQRRWVELIGDFDMEIVYHEGKANVVADALSRKYVHALCTTMSRVRLHEEVEKMGNSMIKEGDTIGDLTIEPELYAEIWENQAGDSRVTQWKEAVGDTVEGDVGKRFSVASDGSLRFDGRLCVPDNTWSKAELAKAYVKYVVKLHGVPKDISSDRDSRFISKFWQELQSLMGTQLKMSTAFHLATDDQTERTIQTLEDMLRACLRKYMSDPTHLLEPGHVEIDEQLSYVEEP comes from the exons ATGAGACAGAGGCGGTGGGTAGAGTTGATAGGAGATTTTGACATGGAGATagtttatcatgaagggaaggctaatgtagtggcagatgcactaAGTAGGAAATATGTCCATGCTTTGTGTACTACTATGTCAAGGGTGAGATTGCATGAAGAGGTGGAGAAGATGGGCAATTCGATGATTAAGGAGGGGGATACAATTGGAGATTTGACCATTGAGCCCGAGTTGTATGCTGAGATCTGGGAGAATCAAGCGGGGGACTCACGGGTGACACAGTGGAAGGAGGCCGTGGGTGACACCGTGGAAGGTGACGTGGGGAAGCGTTTTTCCGTGGCCAGTGATGGCAgtttgagatttgatgggagattgTGTGTGCCTGATA atacatggagtaaagctgagttggcTAAGGCTTATGTCAAGTATGTGGTGAAGCTTCATGGTGTGCCTAAGGATATTAGTTCTGATCGTGATTCGAGGTTTATATCTAAGTTCTGGCAGGAGTTGCAATCTTTGATGGGGACTCAGTTGAAGATGAGCACAGCATTCCATCTAGCTACAGACGATCAGACGGAGAGGACAATACAAACATTGGAAGATATGTtaagagcttgt TTGAGGAAGTATATGAGTGATCCTACTCATTTACTAGAGCCTGGGCATGTTGAGATTGATGAACAGTTGTCTTATGTTGAGGAGCCTTAA